In Bdellovibrio sp. GT3, one genomic interval encodes:
- a CDS encoding OmpA family protein: MSAKRRKHEEHVNHERWLVSYADFITLLFAFFVVMYATSTANESKQKDFEDSIKLNFHLVGKGGTDQNGETIDAAIAELDIPVGNFPKKGGPAEAADYVERALGKAMSKEDQKKDIQDIYHDSVGVRVSLTASSFFTPGSAKLRLSSLPALDKVAEILAANDKRIIIEGHTDDTPIADPQYPSNWELAGDRASAVVRYFVKYHQLNPKRFVAISYGDQKPIVPNDTEEHKSMNRRIEILIVTDNKKVGI; encoded by the coding sequence ATGTCAGCAAAACGTAGAAAACACGAAGAACATGTAAATCACGAAAGATGGTTGGTCTCTTATGCAGACTTTATCACTCTTTTGTTTGCGTTCTTCGTGGTTATGTATGCGACTTCAACTGCCAATGAGTCCAAGCAGAAGGACTTCGAGGATTCAATTAAATTGAACTTCCATTTGGTGGGCAAGGGTGGAACTGATCAAAACGGTGAAACGATTGATGCAGCTATTGCAGAACTCGATATTCCCGTTGGTAACTTTCCAAAAAAGGGCGGACCTGCTGAGGCCGCTGACTATGTCGAGCGTGCACTTGGCAAAGCCATGAGCAAAGAAGACCAGAAAAAAGACATTCAGGATATCTATCATGATTCCGTCGGTGTTCGTGTTTCCCTGACTGCCTCCAGCTTCTTTACGCCGGGATCAGCGAAACTGCGACTGTCATCGTTGCCGGCACTGGATAAAGTTGCGGAGATTTTGGCGGCGAACGATAAACGAATCATTATCGAAGGCCATACCGACGACACGCCCATCGCGGATCCACAGTATCCCAGTAACTGGGAGCTTGCCGGTGACCGGGCTTCAGCGGTTGTCCGTTACTTTGTTAAGTATCACCAATTGAATCCCAAAAGATTTGTGGCGATCTCTTATGGCGATCAAAAGCCGATCGTGCCCAATGATACTGAAGAGCACAAATCCATGAACAGACGTATTGAGATTCTGATTGTTACTGATAATAAGAAGGTTGGAATCTAG